In a single window of the Atlantibacter hermannii genome:
- the focA gene encoding formate transporter, with translation MKADNPFDLLLPAAMAKVAEEAGVYKATKQPLKTFYLAITAGVFISIAFVFYITATTGTAAMPFGIAKLIGGLCFSLGLILCVICGADLFTSTVLIVVAKASGRITWGQLARNWLNVYVGNLIGALLFVLLMWLAGEHMVANGGWGLNVLQTADHKLHHTFVEAVALGILANLMVCLAVWMSYSGRSLFDKAFIMILPVGMFVASGFEHSIANMFMIPFGIVIRNFASPEFWTAIGSTPDNFSHLTVMNFITDNLIPVTIGNIIGGGLLVGLTYWVIYLRGDDNH, from the coding sequence GTGAAAGCTGACAACCCTTTCGATCTATTACTTCCCGCTGCGATGGCAAAAGTTGCCGAAGAGGCGGGCGTCTATAAAGCAACGAAACAACCGCTGAAAACTTTTTATCTGGCGATCACAGCGGGCGTTTTTATCTCAATCGCGTTTGTTTTTTACATTACCGCGACTACCGGCACAGCTGCGATGCCTTTCGGTATTGCCAAGTTAATCGGCGGGCTCTGTTTCTCTCTGGGGCTTATTCTTTGCGTTATCTGCGGTGCAGACCTGTTTACGTCCACGGTGCTGATTGTTGTCGCTAAAGCGAGCGGCAGAATCACCTGGGGACAACTGGCACGCAACTGGCTTAATGTGTATGTCGGCAACCTGATCGGCGCGCTGCTGTTTGTACTGTTAATGTGGCTTGCGGGCGAGCATATGGTTGCAAATGGCGGCTGGGGTTTGAATGTTTTACAAACCGCTGACCATAAACTGCACCATACTTTTGTTGAAGCCGTGGCACTCGGTATTCTGGCGAACCTGATGGTGTGCCTGGCGGTGTGGATGAGTTACTCCGGCCGCAGCCTGTTCGATAAGGCTTTCATTATGATCCTCCCCGTTGGCATGTTTGTCGCCAGTGGGTTTGAGCACAGCATTGCGAATATGTTCATGATTCCGTTCGGCATTGTGATCCGCAACTTCGCCAGCCCGGAATTCTGGACCGCTATCGGCTCCACGCCGGACAATTTTTCTCATCTGACTGTGATGAACTTCATCACTGATAACCTGATACCGGTTACGATCGGCAATATTATCGGTGGCGGTTTGTTAGTTGGGTTGACGTACTGGGTCATTTATCTGCGCGGTGATGACAATCATTAA
- a CDS encoding putative fatty acid binding protein, which produces MPHWKIPSLASSSSSPISVFNIEEASWLNPVPNVWSVHIRDKDSALCFTNGKGATKKAALASALGEYFERLSTNYFFADFWLGDTIANGPFVHYPNEKWFAIPEDDELPAGILDARLRKFYDPENELTASMLIDLQSGNESRGICALPFTRQSDQQTVYIPMNIVGNLYVSNGMSAGNTANEARVQGLSEVFERHIKNRIIAESISLPEIPQEVLARYPGVVEAIAKLEAEGFPIFAYDGSLGGQYPVICVVLFNPANGTCFASFGAHPDFGVALERTVTELLQGRSLKDLDVFTPPTFDDEEVAEHANLETHFIDSSGLISWDMFKQDADYPFVDWSFAGTTEEEFATLMAIFKAEDKEVYIADYEHLNVYACRIIVPGMSDIYPAEDLWLANNSMGAHLRETILALPGSAWEKEDYLNLIAQLDDEGHDDFTRVRELLGLATGKDNGWYTLRIGELKAMLALAGGDLEQALIWTEWTMEFNSSVFSAERANYYRCLQTLLLLAQEEERQPLQYLNAFVRMYGAEAVENASAALSGESPFYGLQPVDADLKAFPAHQALLAAYEKLQRAKAAFWKVS; this is translated from the coding sequence ATGCCGCACTGGAAGATTCCATCGCTCGCTTCCAGCAGCAGCTCACCGATCTCGGTTTTTAATATCGAAGAAGCCTCGTGGCTGAACCCTGTGCCTAACGTCTGGTCCGTGCATATTCGCGATAAAGATTCCGCACTGTGCTTCACTAACGGCAAAGGCGCGACCAAAAAAGCGGCCCTGGCTTCTGCGTTGGGCGAATACTTCGAACGTCTCTCCACGAACTATTTCTTTGCCGATTTCTGGCTGGGCGACACCATTGCGAATGGCCCCTTCGTTCATTATCCCAACGAGAAATGGTTCGCTATCCCGGAAGATGATGAGCTGCCGGCAGGCATTCTCGATGCACGCCTGCGTAAATTCTACGATCCGGAAAACGAACTGACCGCCAGCATGCTGATCGATCTTCAGTCTGGCAACGAATCACGTGGCATTTGCGCGCTGCCGTTTACCCGTCAGTCCGACCAGCAGACGGTGTATATTCCGATGAATATTGTTGGCAACCTGTATGTGTCTAACGGCATGTCTGCGGGTAATACCGCAAACGAAGCGCGCGTTCAGGGTCTGTCGGAAGTTTTCGAACGTCATATTAAAAACCGCATCATCGCGGAAAGCATCAGCCTGCCGGAAATCCCGCAGGAAGTGCTGGCACGCTATCCAGGCGTGGTGGAAGCCATTGCGAAACTGGAAGCTGAAGGTTTCCCTATTTTTGCGTACGACGGTTCGCTGGGTGGTCAATACCCGGTGATTTGCGTCGTGCTGTTCAATCCGGCGAATGGCACCTGTTTCGCCTCCTTCGGCGCACACCCTGATTTTGGCGTAGCGCTGGAACGAACCGTCACAGAACTGCTGCAGGGCCGTAGCCTGAAAGATCTCGACGTGTTTACCCCTCCGACCTTCGATGACGAAGAAGTGGCGGAACACGCGAATCTCGAAACCCACTTTATTGATTCCAGCGGCCTTATCTCCTGGGATATGTTCAAACAGGACGCGGATTATCCCTTTGTCGACTGGAGCTTCGCCGGCACCACTGAAGAAGAGTTCGCCACGCTGATGGCTATCTTCAAAGCGGAAGATAAAGAAGTTTATATTGCCGATTATGAGCATCTGAACGTGTACGCCTGCCGCATCATCGTACCCGGTATGTCAGATATTTATCCTGCAGAAGATCTCTGGCTCGCCAACAACAGTATGGGCGCGCATCTGCGCGAGACGATCCTGGCCCTGCCCGGCAGCGCGTGGGAAAAAGAGGATTATCTTAATCTGATTGCCCAGCTTGACGATGAAGGTCATGACGATTTTACCCGCGTTCGCGAATTGCTGGGCCTGGCAACGGGCAAAGATAACGGCTGGTATACCCTGCGCATCGGCGAACTGAAAGCCATGCTGGCACTGGCTGGCGGCGATCTGGAACAAGCGCTGATCTGGACCGAGTGGACCATGGAATTTAACAGTTCGGTATTCAGCGCTGAACGCGCAAATTACTACCGTTGCCTGCAAACCCTGTTGCTGCTTGCACAGGAAGAAGAGCGTCAGCCACTGCAATACCTGAACGCCTTTGTGAGGATGTACGGTGCCGAAGCCGTGGAAAACGCCAGCGCGGCCCTGAGCGGCGAATCGCCGTTCTACGGTCTTCAGCCAGTAGATGCTGACCTGAAAGCCTTCCCGGCCCATCAGGCGCTGCTGGCGGCCTATGAGAAGCTGCAGCGCGCGAAAGCCGCTTTCTGGAAAGTCTCTTAA
- the ycaD_1 gene encoding major facilitator superfamily protein, with amino-acid sequence MSTYTRPVLLLLCGLLLLTLAIAVLNTLVPLWLAHENLPTWQVGMVSSSYFTGNLVGTMLTGSLIKRWGFNRSYYLASLIFAAGCVGLGVMVGFWSWMSWRFIAGVGCAMIWVIVESALMCSGTSRNRGRLLAAYMMVYYVGTVLGQVLVSKLSTELMDVLPWVTGLTLAAILPLLFTRIVNQHVEPQATTPVWSMFKLRQARLGVNGCIISGIVLGSLYGLMPLYLNHQGVSNSGIAFWMAVMVSAGIVGQWPIGRLADRFGRLLVLRVQVFVVILGCLAMLSNAAMAPALFILGAAGFTVYPVAMAWACEKVEHHQLVSMNQALLLSYTIGSLLGPTFTAMLMQKYSDNLLFIMIASVSFVYLVMLLRKAGQHPTPVVHA; translated from the coding sequence ATGTCTACGTATACCCGGCCAGTGCTGCTTTTGCTCTGTGGCCTTCTTTTGTTGACTCTGGCGATCGCGGTATTAAATACCCTGGTCCCGCTCTGGCTCGCCCATGAAAACCTTCCGACATGGCAGGTAGGCATGGTGAGTTCCTCCTATTTTACCGGCAATCTGGTCGGTACGATGCTGACTGGCAGTTTAATCAAGCGCTGGGGATTTAATCGTAGCTATTATCTTGCCTCGTTGATTTTTGCAGCAGGCTGCGTCGGGCTGGGCGTGATGGTCGGGTTCTGGAGCTGGATGAGCTGGCGTTTTATCGCTGGGGTAGGGTGCGCCATGATTTGGGTCATCGTCGAAAGCGCCCTGATGTGCAGCGGCACATCCCGCAATCGTGGACGCCTGCTGGCGGCCTATATGATGGTTTACTACGTCGGCACGGTACTCGGCCAGGTTCTGGTTAGCAAATTATCCACTGAGCTGATGGACGTACTGCCGTGGGTAACAGGCTTGACGCTGGCGGCGATTTTGCCACTGCTGTTTACCCGCATCGTTAATCAACATGTGGAGCCACAGGCGACCACACCGGTCTGGTCAATGTTCAAACTGCGTCAGGCGCGCCTCGGCGTAAACGGCTGCATTATCTCCGGGATTGTGCTGGGCTCGCTGTATGGCCTGATGCCGCTGTACCTGAATCATCAGGGCGTCAGTAATTCCGGAATTGCTTTCTGGATGGCGGTGATGGTCAGTGCGGGCATCGTGGGCCAGTGGCCGATTGGTCGTCTTGCGGATCGCTTTGGTCGCCTGTTGGTACTGCGTGTGCAGGTTTTCGTAGTGATCCTGGGTTGCCTCGCCATGCTCAGTAACGCTGCAATGGCCCCTGCGCTGTTTATCCTTGGCGCGGCTGGCTTCACGGTTTATCCGGTCGCTATGGCGTGGGCATGCGAAAAAGTCGAGCACCATCAGCTGGTCTCTATGAATCAGGCTTTGTTGCTCAGCTACACGATTGGCAGCCTGCTGGGGCCGACGTTTACTGCCATGTTAATGCAGAAATACTCTGACAATTTGCTGTTCATCATGATTGCCAGCGTGTCATTTGTTTATCTGGTGATGCTGCTGCGTAAAGCGGGCCAGCATCCCACTCCTGTGGTCCACGCCTGA
- the yetF gene encoding membrane protein YcaP, with the protein MKAFDLQRMAFDKVPFEFLGEVALRSLYTFILVFLFLKITGRRGVRQMSLFEVLIILTLGSAAGDVAFYDDVPMIPVLVVFISLAALYRLVMWLMVHSEKLEDLLEGKPMIVVQDGELAWDNLRKENMTEYEYFMELRLSGTEQLGQVKLAILETNGQLSVYFYSDENVRPGLPILPDSHKPAFKVMPDAGDYACIRCSEVVSMKAGEKLMCPRCAHKEWVKASRARRVT; encoded by the coding sequence ATGAAAGCGTTTGATTTGCAACGGATGGCGTTTGACAAGGTCCCCTTTGAGTTTCTCGGTGAAGTCGCATTGCGCAGTCTGTACACCTTCATTCTGGTCTTCCTTTTTTTAAAGATAACCGGACGGCGCGGCGTTCGGCAGATGTCACTCTTCGAAGTGTTGATCATCCTGACACTGGGGTCCGCGGCGGGCGACGTCGCGTTCTATGACGATGTACCGATGATCCCGGTGCTGGTGGTGTTTATTTCGCTGGCGGCTTTATACCGCCTGGTCATGTGGCTGATGGTGCACAGCGAGAAACTCGAAGATTTGCTTGAAGGCAAACCGATGATTGTGGTGCAGGACGGCGAGCTTGCCTGGGACAATCTTCGCAAAGAAAACATGACCGAATACGAGTACTTCATGGAGCTTCGGTTAAGCGGTACTGAACAACTTGGCCAGGTCAAACTGGCGATTCTGGAAACGAACGGCCAGTTGAGCGTGTATTTCTACTCCGATGAGAACGTGCGGCCTGGCCTGCCGATCCTGCCTGACTCCCATAAACCAGCGTTTAAAGTGATGCCTGACGCCGGTGACTATGCCTGTATACGCTGTAGTGAGGTGGTGTCGATGAAGGCAGGCGAAAAATTAATGTGCCCGCGCTGCGCGCACAAGGAATGGGTTAAAGCCAGTCGCGCCCGCCGCGTCACATAA
- the rarA gene encoding putative ATPase: MSNLSLDFSDNAFQPLAARMRPENLAQYIGQQHLLAPGKPLPRAIEAGHLHSMILWGPPGTGKTTLAEVIGRYANADIERISAVTSGVKEIREAIERARQNRNAGRRTILFVDEVHRFNKSQQDAFLPHIEDGTITFIGATTENPSFELNSALLSRARVYLLKSLTADDIEQVLIQAMSDAKRGYGGQDIVLPDDTRRSIAELVNGDARRALNTLEMMADMAEADASGKRILKAELLTEIAGERSARFDNKGDRFYDLISALHKSVRGSSPDAALYWYARIITAGGDPLYVARRCLAIASEDVGNADPRAMQVAISAWDCFTRVGPAEGERAIAQAIVYLACAPKSNAVYTAFKAALSDARDRPDYDVPAHLRNAPTKLMKEMGYGDEYRYAHDEPNAYAAGEVYFPPEMAQTRYYRPTNRGLEGKIGEKLAWLTEQDQKSPTKRYR, from the coding sequence GTGAGTAACCTGTCGCTCGACTTTTCTGACAACGCTTTCCAACCTCTGGCCGCACGTATGCGGCCAGAAAATTTAGCGCAGTATATCGGGCAGCAGCATCTACTCGCTCCCGGCAAACCATTGCCACGCGCCATTGAGGCCGGGCATTTGCATTCGATGATCCTCTGGGGGCCGCCCGGTACGGGTAAAACCACACTTGCCGAAGTGATTGGCCGTTATGCGAATGCCGATATTGAGCGCATTTCTGCGGTCACCTCCGGCGTTAAAGAGATCCGCGAGGCGATTGAGCGGGCAAGGCAGAATCGCAATGCGGGACGGCGTACGATCCTGTTTGTCGATGAAGTCCACCGGTTTAATAAAAGTCAACAGGATGCGTTTTTGCCGCATATTGAAGACGGCACGATCACGTTTATCGGCGCGACCACTGAAAACCCTTCCTTTGAACTTAACTCAGCGCTGTTATCCCGGGCGCGTGTTTACCTTTTAAAATCCCTGACTGCAGACGATATCGAACAGGTATTAATTCAGGCGATGAGTGACGCTAAGCGCGGATACGGCGGGCAGGACATCGTATTGCCGGACGACACGCGTCGGTCAATTGCCGAGCTGGTTAATGGTGACGCCCGTCGGGCGCTTAACACGCTGGAAATGATGGCAGATATGGCCGAGGCCGATGCATCAGGTAAGCGTATTCTGAAAGCAGAATTGCTCACCGAGATCGCCGGTGAACGCAGCGCACGTTTCGATAACAAAGGCGATCGTTTTTACGATCTGATTTCCGCGCTGCATAAATCCGTGCGCGGTTCCTCACCGGATGCCGCTCTGTACTGGTATGCCCGTATTATTACGGCGGGGGGCGACCCGCTCTACGTCGCGCGCCGATGCCTCGCGATTGCTTCGGAAGATGTCGGTAATGCCGATCCCCGCGCTATGCAGGTGGCGATTTCCGCCTGGGATTGCTTTACGCGCGTCGGGCCGGCGGAAGGGGAACGGGCGATTGCGCAAGCGATTGTTTACCTGGCTTGTGCGCCAAAAAGTAATGCCGTCTACACCGCCTTCAAAGCCGCGCTTTCTGATGCGCGCGACCGTCCTGATTATGATGTTCCCGCCCACCTGCGTAACGCGCCAACGAAGCTCATGAAAGAGATGGGTTACGGCGACGAGTATCGTTATGCGCATGATGAGCCGAATGCCTATGCTGCCGGCGAAGTCTATTTTCCTCCTGAAATGGCACAAACACGCTATTACCGACCAACAAACAGAGGTCTTGAGGGGAAAATTGGCGAAAAGCTCGCCTGGCTTACTGAACAGGATCAGAAAAGCCCCACAAAACGCTACCGCTAA
- the pflA_2 gene encoding pyruvate formate lyase-activating enzyme 1 has protein sequence MQNIETESPVVADANKPTIGRIHSFESCGTVDGPGIRFITFFQGCLMRCLYCHNRDTWDTHGGKEITVDELMKEVVTYRHFMNASGGGVTASGGEAMLQAEFVRDWFRACHKEGIHTCLDTNGFVRRYDPVVDELLEVTDLVMLDLKQMNDEIHQNLVGVSNHRTLEFARYIAKKGIKTWIRYVVVPGWSDDDDSAHRLGEFTREMGNIEKIELLPYHELGKHKWVAMGEEYKLDGVKPPKKETMERVKGILEQYGHKVMY, from the coding sequence ATGCAAAATATTGAAACAGAAAGCCCGGTAGTAGCAGATGCTAACAAGCCAACTATTGGTCGTATCCATTCATTTGAATCCTGTGGCACCGTTGACGGCCCGGGTATTCGCTTCATCACCTTCTTTCAGGGTTGCCTGATGCGGTGCCTTTACTGCCATAACCGTGATACCTGGGACACGCATGGCGGCAAAGAGATCACCGTTGATGAATTGATGAAAGAAGTCGTTACTTATCGCCATTTTATGAATGCATCCGGCGGCGGCGTGACGGCGTCTGGCGGCGAAGCGATGCTGCAAGCTGAGTTTGTTCGCGACTGGTTCCGCGCCTGCCACAAAGAAGGGATCCATACCTGCCTCGATACCAATGGTTTTGTACGTCGCTACGATCCGGTGGTGGATGAACTGCTGGAAGTGACCGACCTGGTGATGCTCGATTTGAAGCAAATGAATGATGAGATCCATCAGAACCTGGTAGGGGTATCCAACCACCGCACGCTTGAATTTGCGCGTTACATCGCTAAAAAAGGAATTAAAACCTGGATTCGCTACGTGGTCGTGCCGGGTTGGTCTGACGATGACGATTCCGCCCACCGCCTTGGAGAGTTTACCCGTGAGATGGGCAACATCGAAAAAATCGAACTTCTCCCCTATCACGAGCTGGGCAAGCATAAATGGGTGGCGATGGGCGAAGAGTACAAGCTCGACGGCGTAAAACCGCCTAAAAAAGAGACCATGGAACGCGTGAAAGGCATTCTGGAACAGTACGGCCATAAAGTGATGTATTGA
- the pflB2 gene encoding formate acetyltransferase 1, translated as MEGIKLENRTHAPVDFDTDLASTITSHDAGFINKSLEKIVGLQTDAPLKRAIIPFGGIKMVEGSCKAYNRELDPQIKKIFTEYRKTHNQGVFDVYTKDILNCRKSGVLTGLPDAYGRGRIIGDYRRVALYGIDFLMKDKYAQFQSLQGKLENGEDLEATIRLREEIAEQHRALGQIKEMAAKYGCDISGPATNAQEAVQWTYFGYLAAVKSQNGAAMSFGRVSTFLDVFIERDLKAGKITETEAQELIDHLVMKLRMVRFLRTPEYDELFSGDPIWATESIGGMGVDGRTLVSKTSFRFLNTLYTMGPSPEPNITVLWSEKLPLNFKKFAAKVSIDTSSLQYENDDLMRPDFNNDDYAIACCVSPMVVGKQMQFFGARANLAKTMLYAINGGVDEKLKMQVGPKSEPIKADVLNFDEVMERMDHFMDWLAKQYVTALNIIHYMHDKYSYEASLMALHDRDVIRTMACGIAGLSVAADSLSAIKYAKVKPIRDEDGLAIDFEIEGEYPQFGNNDARVDDLAVDLVERFMKKIQKLPTYRHAIPTQSVLTITSNVVYGKKTGNTPDGRRAGAPFGPGANPMHGRDQKGAVASLTSVAKLPFAYAKDGISYTFSIVPNALGKDDEVRKTNLAGLMDGYFHHEASIEGGQHLNVNVMNREMLLDAMENPEKYPQLTIRVSGYAVRFNSLTKEQQQDVITRTFTQTM; from the coding sequence ATGGAAGGCATCAAACTGGAAAACCGCACTCATGCGCCAGTTGATTTCGATACCGACCTGGCTTCTACCATCACCTCTCATGACGCTGGCTTCATTAACAAAAGCCTTGAGAAGATCGTTGGCCTGCAAACTGATGCGCCTCTGAAACGTGCGATTATCCCGTTCGGCGGCATCAAAATGGTTGAAGGTTCCTGCAAAGCGTACAACCGCGAGCTGGATCCGCAGATCAAAAAAATCTTTACTGAATACCGTAAAACCCACAACCAGGGCGTTTTCGATGTCTATACCAAAGACATCCTGAACTGCCGTAAATCTGGCGTGTTGACCGGTCTGCCGGATGCCTATGGCCGTGGCCGTATCATCGGTGACTACCGTCGCGTTGCGCTGTACGGTATCGACTTCCTGATGAAAGACAAATACGCACAGTTCCAGTCTCTGCAAGGAAAACTGGAAAATGGCGAAGATCTGGAAGCGACTATCCGTCTGCGTGAAGAAATCGCTGAACAGCACCGCGCTCTGGGTCAAATCAAAGAGATGGCAGCGAAATACGGCTGTGATATCTCTGGCCCGGCGACTAACGCGCAAGAAGCGGTACAGTGGACTTACTTCGGCTACCTGGCCGCAGTGAAATCCCAGAACGGCGCAGCAATGTCCTTCGGCCGTGTCTCCACTTTCCTGGACGTGTTCATTGAGCGCGACCTGAAAGCAGGCAAAATCACTGAAACCGAAGCGCAGGAACTGATTGACCATCTGGTTATGAAACTGCGTATGGTGCGCTTCCTGCGTACCCCGGAATACGATGAGCTGTTCTCCGGCGACCCGATCTGGGCAACCGAATCCATCGGCGGTATGGGCGTTGACGGCCGTACGCTGGTATCCAAAACCAGCTTCCGTTTCCTGAATACCCTGTACACCATGGGTCCGTCTCCGGAACCGAATATCACCGTTCTGTGGTCAGAAAAACTGCCGCTGAACTTTAAAAAATTCGCTGCGAAAGTTTCTATCGATACGTCTTCTCTGCAGTACGAGAACGATGATCTGATGCGTCCTGACTTCAACAACGACGACTACGCAATTGCCTGCTGCGTAAGCCCGATGGTTGTTGGTAAGCAAATGCAGTTCTTCGGCGCACGTGCAAACCTCGCGAAAACAATGCTGTACGCTATTAACGGCGGCGTTGACGAAAAACTGAAAATGCAGGTTGGCCCGAAATCTGAGCCGATCAAAGCAGACGTGCTGAACTTCGATGAAGTCATGGAACGTATGGATCACTTCATGGACTGGCTGGCTAAGCAGTACGTGACCGCGCTGAACATCATCCATTACATGCACGACAAGTACAGCTACGAAGCTTCTCTGATGGCGCTGCATGACCGTGACGTTATTCGTACTATGGCGTGCGGTATCGCGGGTCTGTCCGTTGCTGCTGACTCCCTGTCTGCAATCAAATATGCGAAAGTTAAACCGATTCGTGACGAAGACGGTCTGGCTATCGACTTCGAAATCGAAGGCGAATACCCGCAGTTTGGTAACAACGATGCTCGCGTGGATGACCTGGCGGTTGACCTGGTTGAACGTTTCATGAAGAAAATTCAGAAACTGCCGACTTACCGTCACGCTATCCCGACGCAGTCTGTTCTGACCATCACCTCTAACGTGGTTTATGGTAAGAAAACCGGTAACACCCCGGATGGCCGTCGCGCTGGTGCACCGTTCGGACCGGGTGCTAACCCGATGCACGGTCGTGACCAGAAAGGTGCTGTCGCCTCTCTGACCTCCGTTGCTAAACTGCCGTTCGCCTACGCTAAAGATGGTATCTCTTACACCTTCTCTATCGTTCCGAATGCGCTGGGTAAAGATGACGAAGTGCGTAAAACCAACCTTGCTGGTCTGATGGATGGTTACTTCCACCACGAAGCGTCTATCGAAGGTGGTCAGCACCTGAACGTTAACGTTATGAACCGTGAAATGCTGCTCGATGCGATGGAAAACCCGGAAAAATATCCGCAGCTGACCATCCGTGTTTCTGGTTATGCGGTACGTTTCAACTCCCTGACCAAAGAACAGCAGCAGGACGTGATTACCCGTACCTTTACTCAAACCATGTAA
- the serS gene encoding serine tRNA synthetase — protein MLDPNLLRTEPDAVAEKLARRGFKLDVDKLRALEERRKVLQVNTENLQAERNSRSKSIGQAKARGEDIEPLRLEVNKLGEELEAAKAELETLLTEIRDIALAIPNIPDDSVPVGKDEHDNVEVSRWGTPRQFDFEIRDHVTLGEMHGGLDFANAVKLTGSRFVVMKGQIARLHRALAQFMLDLHTEEHGYSENYVPYLVNHATLYGTGQLPKFAGDLFHTRPLEEEADSSNYALIPTAEVPLTNLVRDEILEEESLPLRMTAHTPCFRSEAGSYGRDTRGLIRMHQFDKVEMVQIVRPEDSMDALEEMTGHAEKVLQLLGLPYRKVLLCTGDMGFGACKTYDLEVWVPAQDTYREISSCSNVWDFQARRMQARCRTKTDKKPRLVHTLNGSGLAVGRTLVAVMENYQQADGRIAIPEVLKPYMKGLEYIG, from the coding sequence ATGCTCGATCCCAATCTGCTGCGTACCGAGCCAGACGCAGTCGCAGAAAAACTGGCACGCCGGGGCTTTAAGCTGGACGTAGATAAGCTGCGCGCTCTCGAAGAGCGTCGTAAAGTTTTGCAGGTCAATACCGAAAATCTGCAGGCTGAGCGTAACTCGCGATCGAAATCCATCGGCCAGGCGAAAGCGCGTGGGGAAGATATCGAGCCGCTGCGCCTGGAAGTGAATAAACTGGGCGAAGAGCTGGAAGCGGCGAAAGCCGAACTGGAAACGTTACTGACCGAAATTCGCGATATCGCGCTGGCTATTCCTAACATTCCGGACGACAGCGTTCCGGTAGGCAAGGACGAGCACGATAACGTTGAAGTCAGCCGTTGGGGTACCCCTCGCCAGTTCGATTTCGAAATCCGCGACCACGTTACGCTCGGTGAAATGCATGGCGGACTGGATTTCGCTAATGCGGTGAAACTGACCGGTTCGCGCTTTGTGGTGATGAAAGGCCAGATCGCCCGTCTGCATCGCGCGCTGGCGCAGTTTATGCTGGATCTTCATACCGAAGAGCACGGCTATAGCGAAAACTATGTGCCTTATCTGGTAAACCACGCCACGCTGTACGGAACCGGGCAATTGCCGAAATTCGCTGGCGACCTGTTCCACACCAGACCGCTGGAAGAAGAAGCGGACAGCAGCAACTATGCGCTGATCCCGACGGCGGAAGTGCCGTTGACCAACCTGGTGCGTGATGAAATTCTGGAAGAGGAATCACTGCCGCTGCGTATGACTGCGCACACGCCGTGTTTCCGCTCCGAAGCGGGCTCCTATGGTCGTGATACACGTGGTCTGATCCGTATGCACCAGTTTGATAAAGTTGAGATGGTGCAGATCGTTCGTCCGGAAGATTCCATGGACGCGCTGGAAGAGATGACCGGCCATGCCGAGAAGGTCCTACAGTTGCTGGGCCTGCCGTATCGTAAAGTGCTGCTGTGCACCGGTGATATGGGTTTTGGTGCCTGCAAAACTTACGATCTGGAAGTGTGGGTACCGGCACAGGATACCTATCGTGAAATCTCTTCCTGCTCTAACGTATGGGATTTCCAGGCTCGCCGCATGCAGGCGCGCTGCCGTACTAAAACTGACAAGAAACCGCGTCTGGTGCATACCCTGAACGGGTCCGGTTTGGCAGTTGGGCGTACGCTGGTTGCGGTCATGGAAAACTATCAGCAAGCAGACGGTCGTATTGCGATCCCTGAGGTGCTGAAGCCTTACATGAAAGGTCTGGAATACATTGGGTGA